The following proteins are encoded in a genomic region of Planctomycetota bacterium:
- a CDS encoding DUF1501 domain-containing protein, producing MPGIVRHLLADAGDPLAPHAPHFAPRAKRVIFLFMTGGVSHVDTFDPKPTLSRDHGKEIKADHPEIRDRPGYERIYLKRPQWEFSPHGHCGTEVSTLFPCVAECVDRIAVVRSMHTSHSNHYNATLGMHTGSFAFSRPSIGSWVSYGLGTENANLPGFVVIAPRQTYAGTQVYAADFLPGAHQGTLVVPSAEPVANVTPRVPADRQALELAALESLDRDHLVARGGDPMLAARMRSFETAFGMQMAVPDAFDLAAEDDATLALYGLARGQTAGFGWQCLAARRLVERGVRFVELIDTGSSDNWDAHGDMATHVGLAKNVDRPIAGLLVDLDRRGLLDDTLVVWTTEFGRTPFNNTADAKGREHHPWAFSSWLAGAGVKRGIVHGATDEHGLRAVEQPVHVHDLHATILWLMGFDHERLTFRHAGRDYRLTDVHGTVVTDLLA from the coding sequence ATGCCCGGGATCGTGCGGCACCTGCTCGCCGACGCCGGCGATCCGCTGGCGCCTCACGCACCGCACTTCGCCCCTCGGGCCAAGCGCGTGATCTTCCTGTTCATGACCGGCGGGGTGTCGCATGTCGACACGTTCGATCCCAAGCCGACGCTGTCGCGCGACCATGGCAAGGAGATCAAGGCCGACCACCCCGAGATCAGGGATCGCCCCGGCTACGAGCGGATCTACCTCAAGCGGCCGCAGTGGGAGTTTTCCCCGCACGGGCACTGCGGCACCGAGGTCAGCACGCTGTTTCCCTGCGTGGCCGAGTGCGTCGACCGGATCGCAGTGGTGCGCTCGATGCACACCTCACACTCCAACCACTACAACGCCACGCTCGGGATGCACACCGGGTCGTTCGCCTTCTCGCGGCCGAGCATCGGCTCGTGGGTCAGCTACGGCCTGGGCACCGAAAACGCCAACCTCCCCGGGTTCGTCGTCATCGCCCCGCGGCAGACCTACGCCGGGACGCAGGTCTACGCCGCCGACTTTCTCCCCGGTGCCCACCAGGGGACGCTCGTCGTGCCGAGCGCCGAGCCGGTGGCCAACGTCACCCCGCGCGTGCCGGCCGACCGGCAGGCGCTCGAGCTGGCGGCCCTCGAGTCACTCGACCGCGACCACCTCGTGGCACGCGGCGGCGACCCGATGCTCGCCGCACGGATGCGCTCGTTCGAAACGGCGTTCGGGATGCAGATGGCCGTGCCCGACGCCTTCGACCTCGCCGCCGAGGACGACGCGACCCTGGCGCTGTACGGTCTTGCGCGCGGCCAGACGGCCGGCTTCGGCTGGCAGTGCCTGGCGGCCCGGCGCCTCGTGGAGCGCGGCGTCCGGTTCGTCGAGCTGATCGACACCGGGTCGAGCGACAACTGGGACGCCCACGGCGACATGGCGACCCATGTCGGCCTCGCGAAGAACGTCGACCGGCCGATCGCCGGCCTGCTCGTCGACCTCGACCGGCGCGGTCTGCTCGACGACACGCTGGTCGTGTGGACGACCGAGTTCGGCCGCACGCCGTTCAACAACACCGCCGACGCCAAGGGGCGCGAGCACCATCCCTGGGCGTTCTCGTCGTGGCTGGCGGGCGCCGGCGTGAAGCGCGGCATCGTCCACGGGGCGACCGACGAGCATGGCCTCCGCGCCGTGGAGCAGCCGGTCCACGTCCACGACCTCCACGCCACCATCCTGTGGCTGATGGGGTTCGACCATGAGCGGCTGACGTTCCGCCACGCCGGCCGCGACTACCGGCTCACCGACGTCCACGGCACGGTGGTCACCGATCTGCTCGCCTGA
- a CDS encoding BlaI/MecI/CopY family transcriptional regulator, which yields MNIENVEGLTLPERAMATAATTAVSAMQAAPTAQRRQRRGVLAACFVALASMAPVPEVDDLTHTTAGRSVHDTVSYIKPHRALPRGDHPWCPPAPLANAELAVMELLWDHGAMTARQVQERLYGASDRSQHGTVQRLLQRLEEKDFVRRDKTPPASTFAPCLSRAEYAGAQLETLADRLTGGSIAPLLSNLIDRKRLSRTELRRLRDLLDGKNP from the coding sequence ATGAACATCGAGAACGTCGAGGGGCTGACTCTGCCGGAGCGCGCGATGGCCACCGCGGCGACCACCGCGGTGAGCGCGATGCAGGCCGCCCCGACAGCCCAACGACGCCAGCGGCGGGGAGTGCTGGCAGCGTGCTTCGTGGCCTTGGCATCCATGGCACCGGTGCCCGAGGTCGACGACTTGACTCATACGACAGCGGGTCGTTCGGTACACGACACAGTGTCGTACATCAAGCCACACCGAGCCCTGCCCCGCGGAGATCATCCCTGGTGCCCCCCCGCCCCCCTCGCCAACGCCGAGCTTGCCGTGATGGAGCTCCTCTGGGACCACGGCGCCATGACCGCGCGGCAGGTGCAGGAGCGGCTCTACGGCGCCTCCGACCGCTCGCAGCACGGCACGGTGCAGCGACTGCTGCAGCGACTCGAGGAAAAGGACTTCGTGCGGCGCGACAAGACGCCTCCGGCGAGCACCTTCGCGCCGTGCCTCTCGCGGGCGGAGTACGCCGGCGCGCAGCTCGAGACCCTCGCCGATCGCCTCACCGGCGGCTCGATCGCCCCGCTGCTCTCGAACCTCATCGACAGGAAGCGGCTCAGCCGCACGGAACTGCGCCGCCTCCGCGATCTCCTCGACGGAAAGAATCCATGA
- a CDS encoding DUF2309 domain-containing protein, producing MGGACRGSGEFCGNFRCAELHSELFAYGLGAGLLRTCQQRLLSRHSLPPADRLDLRPAGGRLVARVFQGGPPLMTKVTTSGETATTRLTPADLAPHLAAVKAIIPPLWPLADYVAVNPFLGLADRPFLVARQLLADVRVCDILPTAEWFRQRLSTGAITAADLDTALAECREEHPEWFASLTVEACRALLDDEPAAVGAERRYRTVSELVDERTGTRWTSHIVTDISRHCAGHFDRGQATWLSPWLSLPLYEAWRQRAQLSRRLDQLGIRGFRQLVAALPDDPREAIPALLARLAIPEPHIERFLLAELFSVAGWASFIRYLTWHAEETPSVADDLTGLLAIRLACDVALAESSGSTDLPEGLVPTTPEPPDPLPAVLARYLMQVAGEVSHRRGLLADIATDKQPAATRRPTLQMVFCIDVRSEVLRRHLEAQSKLVETCGFAGFFGMPLEFIRLGTAFGAAHCPVLLQPTFPVFERLLGASGERITAAIDHRKLVRKGRKLWKGFQSSAISCYSFVESLGLAYLPKLFTDSIGVTRPVADPRNDGLSRDEQRRLGPDLDGSDEPIPLDQRIGLAEGMLRNLGLTDRFARIVVICGHAASMVNNPYRAGYDCGACGGHSGEPNARVAAAILNDIQVRAALAERGILIPADTWFVAAVHRTTTDEIEFFGPTGCPATHRDEFRDVLAWTAAAGRATRLERSRRLGNAGDESVLFRARDWAEVRPEWGLAGNAAFVIADRSRTTGLNLGGRCFLHEYCSAKDPEGKVLELIMTAPLVVTSWIGLQYFASAVDNQAFGSGSKVIHDVVGQFGILEGNGGDLRVGLPWQAVHDGTKLQHEPLRLTVIIDASRERVADILNRHSGVRDLVTHGWLRLAVEDAGARYRWTPTAGWQRL from the coding sequence ATGGGCGGTGCATGTCGTGGCAGTGGCGAGTTTTGTGGCAATTTTCGTTGTGCAGAACTTCATTCAGAACTTTTCGCATATGGGCTGGGTGCAGGTCTTTTACGTACATGCCAACAACGGCTTTTATCTCGACATTCCCTTCCGCCGGCTGACCGGCTGGATCTACGGCCAGCCGGCGGCCGTCTCGTAGCCCGTGTCTTCCAAGGTGGCCCACCGCTGATGACCAAAGTTACGACGAGCGGCGAAACCGCTACGACCAGACTCACTCCCGCGGACCTGGCGCCGCATCTCGCAGCCGTGAAGGCAATCATTCCGCCGCTCTGGCCATTGGCTGACTACGTGGCAGTCAACCCGTTTCTTGGCCTTGCCGACCGGCCTTTTCTGGTCGCTCGCCAGTTGCTCGCCGATGTTCGCGTCTGTGACATTCTGCCAACAGCCGAATGGTTTCGACAGCGACTGAGCACCGGGGCGATCACGGCGGCCGACCTCGACACCGCCCTGGCCGAGTGCCGGGAGGAGCATCCCGAATGGTTCGCCAGCCTCACGGTGGAAGCCTGCCGGGCCTTGCTCGACGACGAGCCGGCAGCGGTCGGGGCCGAACGCCGCTACCGAACCGTGTCGGAACTGGTAGACGAACGGACCGGTACCCGCTGGACCAGCCACATCGTCACCGACATCTCCCGGCACTGTGCCGGCCACTTCGACCGAGGGCAGGCCACCTGGCTGAGTCCCTGGCTGAGCTTGCCGCTCTACGAGGCGTGGCGGCAGCGGGCGCAGCTGAGCCGCCGGCTCGACCAACTGGGGATCCGTGGATTCCGGCAACTGGTCGCAGCGCTGCCGGATGATCCTCGCGAGGCAATCCCCGCCCTGCTGGCCCGGCTGGCCATTCCCGAGCCACACATCGAACGATTTCTGCTGGCAGAACTCTTTTCGGTCGCCGGCTGGGCCTCGTTTATTCGCTATCTCACCTGGCATGCCGAGGAAACACCATCGGTTGCTGACGACCTGACGGGGCTGTTGGCTATCCGACTGGCCTGTGACGTGGCCTTGGCCGAATCGAGCGGTTCGACAGACCTGCCCGAGGGGCTGGTGCCGACAACGCCCGAGCCGCCCGACCCTCTGCCGGCTGTGCTGGCACGCTACCTGATGCAGGTTGCCGGTGAGGTCAGCCATCGCCGCGGCCTGCTGGCCGACATTGCCACGGATAAACAGCCGGCGGCGACCAGACGGCCTACGTTACAGATGGTGTTTTGCATCGATGTTCGCAGCGAGGTGTTGCGACGCCACCTCGAGGCCCAGAGCAAGCTGGTTGAAACCTGTGGGTTTGCCGGATTCTTCGGGATGCCGCTGGAGTTCATTCGCCTGGGCACCGCGTTCGGCGCTGCTCATTGCCCGGTGCTGCTGCAGCCGACTTTTCCAGTCTTTGAGCGGCTGCTGGGAGCATCGGGAGAGCGGATCACGGCGGCCATCGACCACCGGAAGCTGGTCAGGAAGGGACGCAAGCTCTGGAAGGGCTTTCAGTCGTCAGCGATCTCCTGCTACAGCTTTGTGGAGTCGCTGGGGCTCGCCTATCTGCCGAAGCTTTTCACCGACTCGATTGGCGTTACGCGGCCCGTAGCCGATCCGCGAAACGACGGCCTCTCGCGCGACGAGCAGCGACGGCTCGGCCCCGACCTGGATGGCTCGGATGAACCCATCCCGCTCGACCAGCGGATCGGTCTGGCCGAAGGCATGCTGCGAAACCTCGGGCTCACTGATCGGTTTGCGAGGATCGTCGTCATCTGCGGCCATGCCGCCTCCATGGTCAACAATCCCTACCGTGCGGGCTACGACTGCGGCGCCTGTGGTGGCCATTCCGGCGAGCCGAATGCTCGCGTTGCCGCCGCCATTCTCAACGACATTCAGGTCCGTGCGGCACTGGCCGAGCGAGGCATCTTGATCCCTGCCGACACTTGGTTCGTGGCGGCCGTTCACCGGACCACAACCGATGAGATTGAGTTTTTTGGTCCGACGGGTTGTCCTGCTACGCACCGCGACGAGTTTCGGGACGTCCTTGCCTGGACTGCCGCCGCTGGGAGGGCAACGCGGCTTGAACGGAGCAGGCGGCTGGGCAACGCCGGCGATGAGTCGGTGCTCTTCCGGGCCCGCGACTGGGCGGAGGTCCGGCCCGAATGGGGGCTGGCGGGCAATGCCGCCTTCGTCATTGCCGACCGCAGCCGAACGACAGGACTCAACCTCGGTGGCCGCTGTTTCCTCCACGAGTACTGCTCGGCGAAAGATCCCGAGGGAAAGGTGCTCGAGCTGATCATGACCGCCCCGCTGGTCGTGACCAGCTGGATCGGGCTACAGTATTTTGCCTCCGCCGTCGACAACCAGGCCTTCGGCAGCGGAAGCAAAGTCATTCACGACGTGGTGGGTCAGTTTGGCATCCTTGAGGGGAACGGCGGCGACCTGCGGGTTGGCCTCCCCTGGCAGGCGGTTCACGATGGCACCAAACTGCAGCATGAGCCGCTGCGGCTTACGGTCATCATCGACGCCAGCCGGGAACGCGTTGCCGACATTCTCAATCGGCACTCAGGCGTGCGGGATCTCGTCACCCACGGCTGGCTTCGGCTTGCGGTGGAGGATGCGGGAGCACGCTACCGCTGGACGCCCACGGCTGGCTGGCAGCGACTCTGA